In Myxocyprinus asiaticus isolate MX2 ecotype Aquarium Trade chromosome 16, UBuf_Myxa_2, whole genome shotgun sequence, the genomic stretch TAAGGAACTCGTAAGTACTCCTCATTATTATGCACATATACAAAAAGGAATTTATGATATCTAAAATgaccattttaactagtaaaattacattttaacatgtaacaGTTTCTTTTTAGCATGTAAGAACTCAGTTACAAGAATGACGGTTTTTACTAGTTACTagctgaaattccatttttgatatcaagaatgtatttCCGCGAGTGATGACGTCATTGTTGATATAAAGAATTCATGTTTTTACTAGtagaaatgtaattactgatatcaacaatttgcatttccactagtaggaaatacattcctgatatcaagaattagcattttaactagtgaaaattgtattgttgatatcaacaattcatatcctacaTGTGATTAAAAGTTAAAAGAGCTGCAAAACTATGCAAAAGTAATTtcagatatcaacaattcaattatcactagttaaaatgctaattcttgatatcaagaatgtacttcttactaataaaatataatttttgatatcaacaattacattgttactagtaaaaatataaattcctgatatcaagaaattaattttcactagataaaattctaattcttgatatctgaaaatgtatttcaacatgttacaattgggatttctgatatctggaaatggatttcaggtatcaataatttattattgtatttaatgatatctaaaaagactttcttactagtaacaattacattacagatatcagaaattaatattgtcactagtgaaaactgaatatctgatatcaaaaatgagcatttttactagttggaattcaattgttgatataatAAATGGCcatttccactagtagaaattacattcttgatatcaaaaattatattttttactagtaagaaaagaattgttgatatgtgaaattggactttcaactagtaagaaactattctttgatatcaataattattgtttgaataggagtgaataaCATATCTGTGTGAACGTTACaagtgaaaattcaattatagatCCATTTTcaatatcaagaatatgatttctgCGAGTgacgtcattttttatatcaagaatttgcgtatttactagtggaaatgtaattattgatatcaacaatttgcattccacttgtgaaaattacatgcctgatatcaagaattagctaactagtgaaaactgaattgttgatatcaacgaTTCATGTCCTGCGAATGAATAAAAGTGAATTCGGCTTGCCATAGTTGTTGTGCTCCAAGCGCGTGACTCAACGTCACATCACATGACACACTGAAAGGACTGCGAAAGGATGGACTTAACGATGTAAACGCAATAAAACTAATAATTTTAACCGTGTTTGGGTGACGGTTTAGTAAATCGTTCATCGGTGAGGATGGCATACCTTTTAAATAACTGACTGTGAGGAGTAGTAATAAACGGTAGTATTTTGAGTAACATTTAGAACCATACTAAGCTTGTCGATAAGTTTGTGTCAATGCCCAGTTACAGTATTTTGTTCTTGATGGTTTAGTGGCAGTGCCAGTCGGTGCTACAGCCCTACCCAACTGATAACAAAGGTACGGAtattttgtttattctgtttTAAATATGTCTATGTGAATCTAGTGTACTTTTGCATTTGGGTTTAATAAAGGTAAACTCTTTGACCCTTTACAGTTTTCATATTATGCATCCAGAACAAAGTATAGTTAGTGCTTCTCTGGTGCTCTCATCCATTTGAGATGTTGATAATATCTCATAATAAATTATAAGTCAATGATAATATTGCATGGACTTTTATTCTCAAATAATCTTTCTATTTTATCCAGATGAATGCTTTAGTTGCACTTTGCCACTTCTGTGAACTCCATGGCCCACGGACGCTGTTTTGTACAGAGGCCGTCCACCCTCCCTCTCCATCTCCACCGCAACCTGGTTCAGCCATTCCTGGTGACAGGGACCGAGAGGGGGATAGAGAGGGAGAGGGACTCACCATGAGAGCCAACAGCTCTGCCACACAAAGAGCTGACATGTGCGAGGTAACTAAGgaagtagttaaaggaatattctgggttcaatacaagttaagctcaatcgacagcatgtgtggcataaaattgattaccacaaacatttattttgacttgccccttcttttctttaaaaaaaaagaaaaaatctgggctacagtgaggcactcaaaatggaagtgaatggggccaatctgaaaacgttaaaatactcactattttaaaagtatagccacaagacatcaacaatatgcatgttaacatgattttagtgtgataaaatcacttactaaccttttctttgtaaagttatagcaaagtttacaacttcgttgccatgacgatgtaatgtcaacaaaccctaaaaccctaaaatgactggaataattatgatttaaaaaaactttacagctcaaataatacatgagttttaacagaagaattaatttaagtgcttttataatattataagcttcacatatctACTTTTAAACtctccacaaattggccccattcacttccattgtaagtgcctcactgcaacttcaatttttgctttttttttttttaaagaaaaggagggacgagtcggaattcttttttgtggtaatcaacattatgccacaaatgctgttgattgagcttaacttaacccggaatattcctttattcttATTGATCGCACTTCTATTTCATGATGTctcttttctttaatattttatcagTTACTCATGCATCTATtaatatctctctctcacacaccagGGCTGTCGCTCCCTACCTGCATCTCACCCAGGCTTTGTGAGCGTGGACGGTGAGACAGGAATCCGTTACCTAAGCCACCAACACCCACACCAGCCACAGCTCTTCAGCGTGGTGCGACAGGCATGTGTACGTAGCCTCAGTTGCGAGGTGCGTACGTGTTCATGAGTCACACGCAGCCACAAAAATATATACAGAGAATATTTGACCAGTTCCAAAGGCTTTTAGAAGATCAGCATTGTTAATACCTCTGATTACCTTCACAAAGGCATGTTATTGGGTTTTTGCATGAGCTAAACCCCAGAAAATGTATGGACTGAATATGCCTCTTAGATGCATCCATATGATACTTGTTTAAATAACTCCGTTACTGTATGTTCTCTGCACTTTTCAGGTTTGTCCTGGTAGGGAGGGTCCCATCTTCTTTGGGGATGAACAACATGGATTTGTTTTCTCCCATACGTTTTTCATCAAAGACAGCCTAGCACGGGGCTTCCAGCGCTGGTACAGCATTGTTGTGGTAGCCATGGACAGGATCTACCTCATCAACTCCTGGCCATTCCTGTTGCGCCACCTGCGGCTAACCATTCATAGTCTACAAAGCACAGCACTCAAGGTACAAGACTACACCGCCACAATGATTTTAGTACAGTGATGATTAACAGAGTAACTTTTTGAGCAAGGCAATGCTGTTGGAAATACAATGGCACGAGACAGTGCAACTAGCTTAGTActgtgtttggtatcattgtcaCAATTACTGCAAAGTAACACAGGTTGCCCTTTGACTCTCTTTGTTGACTGTTTTAAACTATTTTTCATCTGAAGTAAAGTTTTTATCAACACACTGTAAATTAATTAAGCTGACTTTCTatggccacatacacactgcaaagttttgggagtgattttcaacagttaaaaaaaaaaaaaacatgtcacagCAACTACATGGATGGTAAAAGTTACCCATCTTTCTCTTTGTCCATTGGCCTGCAGGTGTTTGACAGCGAGCAGTGTGTGTGTCCACAGAGGGCTGCGCGTATGAACAACGCATTCTCTCCAACTGTTTTTCCCCATCAGCGCAGCGGCAATGCAGCTCGCTCGCTCACATCCCTAACCCAACACACCAACCTGTGGGCCAGTCTCCACTCCTCATTCAGTTGGTGCGTAAAACACACAGTGATCtggattttctgaagaaaacgtgagtggtgcttgcctgtgcaaaactagCAGCCACAATGCAGGGATCagagtgttttgagtggttgcctGTACATTGCTAAGGTGATCGGAGATATCTTTAGCGCATAGCTATGCAGTTTTaagggtgttttgtgtggttagTAGGGCGTTCCTTACTGGCCCGGTCTAAGGAGTCCACCTCCAAGGCTCTATACTAATTCaaatatgaatgaaaatgagTAATCGATGTAGGTCAATCTCTTATTGTCCgccaggtgaaaattgtaagcctcaacaagctgcatgatttgaggtaacaTCTGGGGTGCGCCAAAGTTTAATAGCAAGGATATACGAGCTTTAGTAAAAGTGATGGTTGCCTTGGCAAGAACCGCTAACATTCAAGCACGTGTCTTATATCTGTTTAGTTTTTTCCCAATACTGTGTTAATTGTCTGTGTACTGTAGGTTGCTGAAAGCTTGTGGCAGCCGGTTGACTGAGAAGCTTTTAGAGGGAGCACCCACAGAAGACACACTTGTTCTCATTGAAAGACAGTCTGGTAAAAATCAATATATTGAGTAAAATGACTGTAAAGTAACAGAGATGAAAGAGTTGTTGCATTAGCTCAACAAAATTGTCCGTTTTCCTAAAATCAACATCCAAGTATGCATACATCCATTATTTAAACATGCTATACAGACTAAACAAGCTAAACGAAAGCAAAAATTGTGTATTGTGGGAGGCTATTGATTCCGTAGGAATAAATAAGTCTGTCTGCTAACAAATTGATTTTTCAAGTGTAAAACTGTGAGTCTGACCCACATTTTGTCCCTTGACATACAAACAGCTCTCCAATGATTATTCAGTTTTAATCTTTAATAAGCAGAATGACAGCAATAAACTAGTATAATTCAAGGGTGTATTGTAAAGCTTTCATTGATTCTGGACTTTTGCAACATATCTAGAATTTGGACATAAagatttaaaaggaatagttcacccagaaatgataattctctcatcatttattcacccttatgtcatgtcaaacttttatgactttctttctttcgcagaacacaaatgaagatattttaatggagatataatGTTTGTTTGTCAATacgataaaagtgaatggtgaccaaactgtcaagctccaaaaaaggacaaacGTAAaggtaatccattagactccagttgtttaattttTCTGAAGTTTTCTGAAGCGGtataatcgattttgggtgagaacagaccaaaacataactccttttttttactataaaccttgacatcagcagtctctttggcgatcatgatttccagctcgattacacttcctagtgccatctagcactctgcgcatacGACGAGCACcatgaagtgtaatcgaacttgaaatcttGATCGTGCCTAGAGGCTGCAATaacaagatttacagtgaaaaaggagt encodes the following:
- the flcn gene encoding folliculin; protein product: MNALVALCHFCELHGPRTLFCTEAVHPPSPSPPQPGSAIPGDRDREGDREGEGLTMRANSSATQRADMCEGCRSLPASHPGFVSVDGETGIRYLSHQHPHQPQLFSVVRQACVRSLSCEVCPGREGPIFFGDEQHGFVFSHTFFIKDSLARGFQRWYSIVVVAMDRIYLINSWPFLLRHLRLTIHSLQSTALKVFDSEQCVCPQRAARMNNAFSPTVFPHQRSGNAARSLTSLTQHTNLWASLHSSFSWLLKACGSRLTEKLLEGAPTEDTLVLIERQSEQEEEKTGWDGEEEGGSKPQTSQSDSLQARDFQYDEGTQEELLGPKFKSLRHLRQILGIADFRQLAWHVLMGNQVIWRGADPGLIHSAFNVLKALVPVGCVRAVPYSPHYEEAYKCNFLGLSPDVPIPAHVSSSEFSVLVDVLNAERGCVNPVSDDDILSLYQFKMSCANTQPTDKGPTLLNKIEVALSNENLSVEVVSLCLLCLKEEWMNKVKVLFKFSKVDGRGKEDTQKVLALLGATGAAEEDNVRLLKFWMTGLSKTYKSHLMTAVRVGERTLSQ